The Aphelocoma coerulescens isolate FSJ_1873_10779 chromosome 2, UR_Acoe_1.0, whole genome shotgun sequence genome contains a region encoding:
- the PRKAG2 gene encoding 5'-AMP-activated protein kinase subunit gamma-2 isoform X7 has translation MLEKLELEDEALEESESDIYVRFMRSHKCYDIVPTSSKLVVFDTTLQVKKAFFALVANGVRAAPLWESKKQSFVGMLTITDFINILHRYYKSPMVQIYELEEHKIETWRELYLQETFKPLVNISPDASLFDAVYSLIKNKIHRLPVIDPVSGNALYILTHKRILKFLQLFMSEMPKPAFMKKNLDELGIGTYHNIAFIHPDTPIIKALNIFVERRISALPVVDESGKVVDIYSKFDVINLAAEKTYNNLDITVTQALQHRSQYFEGVVKCSMLETLETIVDRIVKAEVHRLVVVNEADSIVGIISLSDILQALVLTPAGAKQKENESE, from the exons CACTTGAAGAATCGGAAAGTGACATTTATGTGCGATTCATGAGGTCACACAAGTGTTATGACATTGTTCCAACAAGCTCTAAGCTTGTTGTTTTCGACACTACGCTACAA gTAAAGAAAGCCTTTTTTGCCTTGGTGGCAAATGGTGTGAGAGCAGCTCCACTGTGGGAGAGTAAAAAACAGAGTTTTGTAG GAATGTTAACAATTACAGATTTCATTAACATACTGCATAGATACTATAAGTCTCCAATG GTTCAGATTTATGAATTGGAGGAGCACAAGATAGAAACCTGGAGGG AGCTTTATTTACAAGAGACTTTTAAACCTTTAGTGAACATCTCCCCAGATGCAAG CCTTTTTGATGCTGTATATTCGTTGATCAAAAACAAAATCCACAGATTGCCAGTTATAGATCCAGTCAGTGGAAATGCACTTTATATACTTACCCATAAAAGAATCCTCAAGTTCCTCCAGCTTTTT ATGTCAGAgatgccaaagcctgcctttaTGAAGAAGAATCTGGATGAACTTGGAATAGGAACATATCACAACATTGCCTTCATACATCCAGACACTCCTATCATTAAAGCCTTGAATATATTTGTAGAGCGAAGGATATCGGCATTACCTGTTGTGGATGAGTCAG gaAAAGTTGTAGATATTTATTCCAAATTTGATGTAATA aatctTGCTGCTGAAAAAACGTATAATAACTTAGATATCACGGTGACACAAGCCCTACAGCACCGCTCTCAGTATTTTGAAGGTGTTGTAAAGTGTAGTATGCTGGAAACACTGGAGACTATTGTGGATAGAATAGTGAAGGCTGAG GTTCATCGTTTGGTGGTAGTGAATGAAGCTGATAGCATTGTGGGTATCATCTCCCTCTCTGACATCCTACAAGCTCTGGTACTCACACCTGCAG GTGCCAAACAAAAGGAGAACGAGAGCGAATGA